One window from the genome of Gimesia aquarii encodes:
- a CDS encoding WD40 repeat domain-containing protein — MNAKQSDLSDAIVAKKPVVDYDLIDPTKTHRVAQFKHDFPLTSCRVDPKGRFVVAGAQDLDIQVWDLSTKAKRTLKGHTSWVRSFDFSSDGNTLYSACWGGDIKVWNMTDAEPKPTMTIPAHKGSARWVRVSPDQTKLATCGNDLLVKVWNIKDGKLLQTFRGHERHVYAVDFHPEGQHLVSQDLMGFIKIWDMKTGKEARGIDATVMTGYDKKFAADMGGARDLQFSPDGSELASAGITNVVNSFAGVQDPIIMLFDWKTGKEKAQLKPEKTFQGIAWGVRYHLDGFLIGAGANRSGKGELWFYKPDEKEFFHTFKLSSAARGLDLLADGRHLVVPHSDGSVYTYRMTAEAKKTKT, encoded by the coding sequence ATGAACGCGAAGCAATCTGATTTATCCGATGCCATCGTCGCTAAGAAGCCTGTCGTCGATTATGATTTGATCGACCCCACAAAAACTCATCGGGTGGCGCAATTTAAACATGATTTTCCACTCACTTCCTGTCGGGTCGATCCGAAAGGTCGCTTTGTTGTCGCCGGTGCGCAAGATTTAGATATCCAGGTTTGGGATTTGAGTACCAAAGCCAAGCGTACGTTGAAAGGGCATACCAGTTGGGTGCGATCTTTCGACTTTTCGTCTGATGGTAATACGCTTTATTCAGCCTGCTGGGGCGGCGATATCAAAGTCTGGAATATGACAGACGCCGAACCAAAACCGACAATGACCATTCCTGCACACAAAGGCTCGGCGCGCTGGGTTCGTGTTTCTCCCGATCAGACCAAACTTGCCACATGCGGGAACGACTTGTTAGTCAAGGTTTGGAATATCAAGGATGGCAAATTACTCCAGACGTTTAGAGGTCACGAACGTCATGTGTACGCGGTTGACTTTCATCCCGAGGGCCAGCACCTGGTTTCTCAGGATTTGATGGGATTCATCAAAATTTGGGACATGAAAACCGGTAAAGAGGCCCGAGGCATTGATGCCACCGTGATGACCGGCTATGACAAAAAATTCGCCGCTGATATGGGGGGAGCCCGTGATTTGCAATTCAGCCCGGATGGCAGTGAACTGGCGAGTGCGGGAATTACAAATGTCGTCAACTCATTTGCCGGCGTGCAAGACCCCATTATCATGCTGTTCGACTGGAAAACCGGCAAAGAGAAAGCACAACTTAAACCTGAAAAAACATTTCAGGGAATCGCGTGGGGTGTGCGGTATCATCTCGATGGATTCTTAATCGGTGCAGGTGCCAATCGCAGTGGCAAAGGGGAACTTTGGTTCTATAAGCCAGATGAGAAAGAGTTCTTTCACACATTCAAGCTTTCTTCTGCGGCCCGTGGCCTCGACCTCTTGGCCGATGGGCGACATCTGGTCGTCCCTCACTCCGACGGATCAGTCTACACCTATCGCATGACTGCCGAAGCAAAGAAAACTAAAACATAA
- a CDS encoding 4-oxalomesaconate tautomerase: MEDTESIRSALPHRMESMPQFALPCLFMRGGTSRGPYLLASDLPADVTSRDRVLLAMMGSPDARQIDGIGGGDSLTSKVAILSPSQQPDCDVDYLFAQVKVTESAVDTSANCGNIVSGVGPAAILRDLVPVQDDTTTVRVFNTNTKTRINVNVQTPQGQVEFAGDARIDGVPGTAAPIQLEFLDVLGPRTGDVFPTGSRTDEIEGVPVTCIDSANPTILLHAEALGEDGHERPEELDADHPMLVRLESIRRAASLKMGLGDATGRVTPKVALLSPPREGGHVCSRYFVPDHCHAAHAITGAISIAVAAAFDGTVAESITGHESGNECTVVVEHPAGHVDIVLKLDPKSDGQQHVLSASVLRTARLLMEGQVFVPAVAFE; the protein is encoded by the coding sequence ATGGAAGATACAGAATCAATTCGTTCTGCGTTGCCGCATAGAATGGAATCGATGCCCCAGTTTGCCTTACCCTGTTTATTCATGCGTGGTGGTACCTCTCGAGGCCCCTATCTGCTCGCTTCTGACCTTCCCGCAGATGTCACCAGCCGTGACCGCGTACTTCTGGCAATGATGGGATCGCCTGACGCACGGCAAATTGATGGCATTGGAGGTGGTGACTCTCTCACCAGCAAAGTAGCGATCCTCTCACCTTCTCAACAACCAGACTGTGACGTCGACTACCTGTTTGCTCAGGTTAAGGTGACCGAGTCCGCAGTAGACACATCTGCCAACTGCGGCAACATTGTCTCTGGTGTAGGCCCCGCCGCAATTTTGCGAGACCTTGTACCGGTTCAAGATGATACAACAACCGTACGCGTTTTTAATACGAATACCAAAACCAGAATCAACGTCAACGTACAAACCCCCCAAGGTCAGGTCGAGTTTGCAGGTGATGCGCGCATCGATGGTGTCCCGGGAACAGCCGCACCGATCCAACTTGAATTCCTTGACGTTCTGGGACCACGTACGGGGGATGTTTTTCCCACCGGTTCGCGTACTGATGAAATCGAAGGTGTGCCTGTGACCTGCATCGACAGTGCAAACCCGACAATCCTGCTCCATGCCGAAGCACTTGGTGAGGATGGTCACGAACGACCGGAGGAACTGGACGCCGACCATCCAATGCTTGTGCGACTGGAATCGATTCGTCGCGCGGCATCGCTCAAGATGGGACTCGGAGACGCGACGGGGCGCGTTACTCCCAAAGTAGCTCTTCTCTCACCACCGCGCGAAGGGGGACATGTCTGCTCTCGCTATTTTGTCCCTGACCACTGTCACGCCGCACACGCGATTACGGGAGCGATTTCAATTGCTGTCGCTGCAGCCTTTGATGGAACAGTTGCAGAGTCGATTACAGGACACGAATCGGGAAATGAATGCACGGTGGTAGTTGAACATCCGGCAGGCCATGTCGATATTGTTCTGAAACTTGATCCGAAGTCTGATGGACAACAACATGTGCTCAGTGCCAGTGTCTTGAGAACGGCGCGTCTGCTCATGGAAGGCCAGGTATTCGTTCCCGCTGTAGCATTCGAATAA
- a CDS encoding DUF1501 domain-containing protein — protein MRRNQGCHQLDHQLARRQFLAGAASGAVGLGLLGSPANAEKIKGQHKRVLQLYLQGGVSQLESWDPKPGTEYGGPFRAIPTSVPGMHISELLPYTAQRMHLLSIVRSINLKTNDHGQGRLFMEKGRRAGEFPYVGSIASKYLAPANSELPGYIHISTRGLNDSTAAFLGAQHAQLKFEGVKPPKNLAIPKGLDQTTDARRVQLRQQFNKQFGRGRTKSMTESFDASFIQAAKLMGRKSFFEKPPAQKDLERYGTHDFGRNCLLARALLENDATCVKVTHHGYDSHAENFNFHLEQLGEFDKTFAMLLDDLHERGLLESTLVMVYSEFGRTPKINVRYGRDHWGTAWSIALGGCGIQPGAIIGKTNEKGTAVADREVDAGHLFHTYLQALGIDSTGDHEIAGRSIPIGDPTAQAIKELLA, from the coding sequence ATGCGACGAAATCAAGGCTGTCATCAACTGGATCACCAATTGGCACGACGTCAGTTTTTGGCGGGAGCCGCCAGTGGCGCGGTCGGTTTAGGTTTGCTGGGCTCGCCTGCCAACGCGGAAAAAATCAAAGGTCAGCACAAACGTGTCTTGCAACTCTACCTGCAGGGGGGCGTCAGCCAGTTGGAATCGTGGGACCCCAAACCGGGAACCGAGTATGGAGGCCCCTTTCGCGCCATTCCAACTTCAGTTCCAGGCATGCATATTTCCGAACTTTTGCCGTACACTGCGCAACGCATGCATTTACTGTCGATCGTCCGTAGTATCAATTTAAAAACGAACGACCATGGACAAGGTCGCTTGTTCATGGAAAAAGGGAGAAGAGCAGGTGAGTTTCCCTATGTCGGCTCAATTGCTTCGAAATACCTTGCACCCGCCAATAGTGAACTGCCTGGTTATATTCATATTTCGACACGTGGCCTAAACGATAGCACGGCAGCCTTTCTGGGGGCTCAGCATGCCCAATTGAAATTTGAAGGAGTCAAACCTCCCAAGAACTTAGCGATACCAAAAGGCCTTGATCAAACCACCGATGCTCGCAGAGTTCAGCTCAGACAGCAATTCAATAAGCAGTTTGGACGGGGACGTACGAAATCAATGACGGAATCGTTCGATGCTTCGTTTATTCAGGCTGCGAAACTGATGGGCCGTAAGTCATTCTTCGAGAAGCCACCCGCACAAAAAGATCTGGAACGTTACGGCACACACGACTTCGGCCGAAATTGTTTACTGGCTCGCGCCTTACTTGAAAACGATGCGACCTGTGTCAAAGTGACGCACCACGGTTACGATTCCCATGCCGAGAATTTTAATTTCCATCTCGAACAACTGGGCGAGTTCGACAAAACCTTTGCGATGTTGCTTGACGACTTGCACGAACGGGGTTTGTTGGAGAGTACGTTAGTGATGGTCTATTCCGAATTCGGTCGGACTCCTAAAATTAACGTGCGCTATGGTCGCGATCATTGGGGCACCGCTTGGTCAATAGCTCTAGGAGGCTGTGGTATACAACCGGGGGCCATCATCGGAAAAACCAATGAGAAAGGCACCGCCGTCGCTGACCGCGAAGTCGATGCCGGCCACCTGTTCCACACCTACCTGCAAGCGCTCGGTATTGATTCAACCGGTGATCACGAAATTGCCGGCCGCTCGATTCCCATTGGCGATCCTACTGCACAAGCCATTAAGGAGTTGTTGGCATGA
- a CDS encoding DUF1549 domain-containing protein produces MNLRSIQRVVCLATLIVAVMDLPLFAEVPLHQQIDSLVGVGNEQFEKNASKPADDATFLRRVTLDLTGTIPSVDEVHAFLNDQSTDKRTQLVDRLLASPEHARRLQYFFDTMMMERRRDKYIPAAQWRNYLRTSFSENKPWNVLVHEILSADGTDEKTRPAAKFLLDRELKAEEVTRDLGRVFLGRDLQCAQCHDHPNVNDYLQRHYHGLNAFLNRSYLFKDPKTKKASIGEKAEGLVSFTSVFTKEEGKTAPRMLDLPEIADPPMPKDPYKVKPAKNVRSVPVYSRRLQLANAMTNPTNVAFQQNIVNRLWAMMMGRGLVEPLDMWHADNPPSNPKLLNLLTESLRKNKYNIRLMLREMALTKTYQRSSHVAKDAKIPEETSFSVALLKPLSPEQLAWSMMQATGLTEKTLHSLKAKQSKADAKKGQKKTEDPQWQEEALHDALSRNVTAFVTTFGIVGAQTSQFDASANQALFLRNGPLLQSWLVPSKNNLTARLKKLKASDQIAEELYLSVFSRHPNKMEKAQVAAYLNETQAQSNQGLQQLVWAALASDEFRFNH; encoded by the coding sequence ATGAATTTACGCTCCATTCAACGGGTTGTTTGTTTAGCAACACTGATTGTTGCTGTGATGGACTTGCCGCTCTTTGCCGAGGTTCCCCTGCATCAACAGATTGATTCCCTCGTTGGTGTCGGAAATGAACAGTTCGAAAAGAATGCCAGCAAACCAGCCGATGATGCCACATTTTTGCGAAGGGTCACACTCGATTTAACGGGAACCATCCCGTCTGTTGACGAAGTCCACGCGTTCCTGAACGATCAGTCAACCGACAAACGAACTCAGTTGGTCGACCGCTTGCTTGCCTCTCCTGAACATGCAAGGCGACTGCAATACTTTTTCGATACGATGATGATGGAACGGCGTCGTGACAAATATATTCCTGCTGCACAATGGCGGAATTATTTACGAACCTCGTTTTCAGAAAACAAACCCTGGAATGTGTTGGTTCACGAAATCTTATCCGCTGATGGAACCGATGAAAAAACACGGCCGGCGGCCAAGTTTTTACTCGATCGCGAATTAAAGGCCGAAGAAGTCACTCGCGATTTAGGACGTGTGTTTTTGGGACGCGACTTACAGTGTGCCCAATGTCACGACCATCCCAATGTCAATGATTATCTGCAACGACACTATCATGGCTTAAACGCGTTTTTGAATCGCAGCTATCTCTTCAAAGATCCGAAAACGAAAAAGGCTTCCATTGGCGAAAAGGCAGAAGGTCTGGTTTCGTTTACATCGGTATTTACTAAGGAAGAAGGTAAGACCGCTCCTCGCATGCTCGATTTGCCTGAGATCGCTGACCCACCGATGCCAAAAGACCCCTATAAAGTCAAGCCGGCCAAAAATGTACGTTCGGTGCCCGTTTATAGTCGCAGATTGCAGTTAGCCAATGCGATGACGAACCCGACAAACGTTGCGTTTCAACAAAACATCGTCAACCGGTTATGGGCGATGATGATGGGCCGCGGTTTGGTGGAACCATTGGATATGTGGCACGCAGACAACCCTCCTTCGAATCCTAAACTACTCAACTTGTTAACCGAATCGTTACGCAAAAACAAATACAACATCCGCTTGATGCTTCGCGAAATGGCGTTAACAAAAACCTATCAGCGTAGTAGTCATGTTGCCAAAGACGCTAAAATTCCGGAAGAGACCAGCTTTAGTGTTGCGTTGTTAAAGCCTTTGTCTCCTGAACAACTCGCCTGGTCAATGATGCAGGCAACCGGGCTCACGGAAAAAACGCTTCACAGCCTCAAAGCAAAACAGTCAAAAGCGGATGCCAAAAAAGGGCAGAAAAAAACGGAAGACCCACAGTGGCAGGAAGAGGCTTTGCACGATGCTTTAAGTAGAAACGTAACTGCCTTTGTGACGACGTTTGGCATTGTGGGAGCGCAAACTTCACAGTTTGATGCATCGGCCAATCAGGCGCTCTTCTTACGAAACGGTCCGTTACTGCAATCCTGGCTGGTTCCTTCTAAAAACAATCTCACGGCCCGGCTCAAGAAACTGAAAGCTTCTGACCAAATTGCAGAAGAACTTTACTTGTCTGTCTTTTCGCGTCATCCCAACAAAATGGAAAAGGCACAAGTTGCAGCATATTTAAATGAGACTCAAGCACAATCAAATCAAGGCTTGCAGCAATTGGTTTGGGCGGCGCTTGCTTCTGACGAATTTCGATTTAATCATTAA
- a CDS encoding SDR family NAD(P)-dependent oxidoreductase, with translation MSEANIHPQRFQNRVALVTGGSRGIGRACCLRLAKEGARVAVSYRSGQKDAEETLRQIQTIGGTGIVVQGDVSDSEQVDQMIGEVEAQLGEVELLVNNSGIFHYESHTELTEDSWRQMLDVNLTGTFLVTWRVKEGMLKRQFGRIVNLSSLSGLQPRPMAIAYAVSKAGMISFTQSTATAWAGENVRVNAVAPGLIETEILSNVDKTDLDKIIEATPIPRMGTPEEVAAMVAFLLSEESNFTTGQTLVLSGGRGMLP, from the coding sequence ATGTCAGAAGCAAATATTCATCCACAGAGATTTCAAAACCGAGTTGCCTTAGTCACCGGAGGATCTCGTGGAATTGGGCGGGCCTGTTGCTTACGACTGGCGAAAGAAGGAGCGCGTGTTGCCGTAAGTTATCGCAGTGGTCAAAAGGATGCTGAAGAAACCTTACGACAGATTCAAACAATCGGAGGCACTGGCATTGTTGTGCAAGGCGATGTTTCCGACAGTGAGCAAGTCGATCAAATGATAGGCGAAGTCGAAGCTCAACTGGGAGAAGTCGAGCTGTTGGTCAATAACTCGGGAATCTTCCATTATGAGTCACATACCGAATTGACGGAAGACTCGTGGCGTCAAATGCTGGACGTGAATCTGACGGGCACGTTTCTTGTCACATGGCGGGTGAAAGAAGGAATGCTGAAACGCCAGTTTGGTCGCATTGTCAACTTAAGCTCACTTTCCGGTCTGCAGCCACGTCCGATGGCGATCGCTTATGCCGTCAGTAAAGCAGGCATGATCTCGTTCACGCAAAGTACGGCGACTGCCTGGGCAGGCGAGAATGTCCGCGTGAATGCGGTCGCACCGGGATTGATCGAAACCGAAATTCTCTCGAATGTCGACAAAACTGATCTTGATAAAATCATCGAGGCAACCCCGATCCCACGAATGGGAACCCCGGAAGAGGTTGCGGCAATGGTAGCGTTCCTGCTGTCCGAGGAGAGTAATTTCACAACAGGACAAACCCTCGTCCTCAGCGGCGGACGAGGTATGCTGCCGTAG